From a single Lytechinus variegatus isolate NC3 chromosome 9, Lvar_3.0, whole genome shotgun sequence genomic region:
- the LOC121421857 gene encoding interferon-induced very large GTPase 1-like produces the protein MADLEKQYKEKLEEFKSLRNDLDELRKKGKQRTDESMNNKLEQLRQLMTVSEEQVIAEYDDESLDRMISKLNSELQCLDKLLEGRPVNTATEILENASGGLALRGISVGETFSDDCVKRIVLSAPTDVKLMNPLMTQVDKVENFSSKSQSDHFHRSLDTMGYSAAVTIKGGRFGFNAVADFSQNYEEEDELESTCHRKVHFESRVVYSIVPTAACELNKFSLKLSQQALQELKSIDTLFGGSESLELVNKKCEDFLAAYGSHINVGVLHFGGVNKFVATYTSETESKSDQIKYMVRDALSAYVSASYSGLGFSVGGSVSADQINTHASFTDEYEKLEQAKTLLHTTRNGGPQEVNALQLWKIGLVTCNSTWALIDRGRSLSTDFVGIWKLIPNHKDEFEEPYRLETVLTTAWERMSGYLGSNDQERTFMKGREKIDLLIEKIAKWNSCPILPEKCMEYLQEMLKTVKEVEAHTSTNKYWANKLCTEVNISSLLAKVVELRDKLDPKNVSMIKFLIRKLVNPVGFREFPAKQMIMKWAVITKTEDIPSLLAEVRVKNIPDLMRNLKEKFIPALQIEHANNTEKSVEVIDGINAGATVDMALCVGQLLKDLQSSGEEHEMFFLKVALLPLYYHWPTRKFETLLTMEKLQDFVQSIEVSWNEFQVHKEKGIIQLEAFLIHNSLSSGHFDEGRESSENEFSETIKELRQVLSPQLNEVLNRYATRSPFNWVNMANVTGELASGNMSASEEKEVNIVDLENMASSKEKTEQEQQQVITTNAGMTAQSAFSDTLKALGLDQYFPSLISLLDAMAIKRTTGPLKLVDIPWTIIHKLLMIDFHARDHHLSVVNKSLREERSDNGGNFDFEALLEMDNDSDDEDKPAKINTLDAMVAIFTCCDNFLKQTLAQKLFVCKLAIPFLYPIGSEDNVGMSVWALRTINVHWHSNLNEASETPVTDRPFPLVSFVRLGRPPLSKSKLINDILRDESHDTFFHNDCNNGVVERRIADGLVECSWFITGGREKDHLPCTTMLLNLRGDASLLNKQMKILQEISSVLFIIVTAQDLARAPNTKTCQQILQTARKTMLFVVRGDGQQSARDLRAFYEAVGKDILKGVPTISSKTKEGVQKNASEVKTEARTELSKVLAGCSGTLIEDCAKRARDMGIIIDECDDKACQEGKISAGKVVSYMDDRQIVDCKALLLPMQGIEWIEYCKLLKKQHRADGKGSHLTAYEANIVKQKMDRLRDKQVEICNRLTPFIRYFMSALQNNRDVVMYFLKWMNLLLDANSRGTLPDLHKQYHMVWTEFQETKKEQDKGKLHHVKLQVDEKENQLSKASLGLENLFRELGQIYEAVKESGGTGKATRAGVEYLPERAAELLLNGTPMELVDGDASSVPIGWVSAVLNKLENIIGKKKLFVLSVLGIQGSGKSTLLNTMFGLQFAVSAGRCTRGAYMQLIPVDGDTNMPFDYVAVVDTEGLRAPELGQLKHEHDNELATLVIGLGDVTMINIKGENTAEMKDILQIVVHAFLRMNLVRKNIQDNRTCIFVHQNVPAANAEELMMHGCQKLQESLDHMAKEAALSESIADIHSFSQIINFDVQKHVWYFSDLWHGDPPMAPANPGYSEKVRSVRLQLLEKIALEQKTFLTASDLSIRLSDLWNGILADDFVFSFRNSLEVKAYNGLQSKYYALEWELQDKMKSWLHTAEIELKRCETSDDLEKSYQSLIGKLSKVLTEKAEGIKTCLIEYFENCEQQEIVIQWQGTKLNQWNFAVEQQQYEGRADLLSIKEARRVEILQAKKWSNHEKYIMDKAVELADELRGKEASDLELERKFELMWTHMVNELATKSADKNLRMDEVMDEILHQRFHAHGSVLRKELEKNPLKFAIQHTSLESSITVDFVENEHISVKRIFLENVAKPIKNVVRVDRGELEARNKTAALTKTILKEISTDLKGLSKHDVKFSKSYATEIIQKLMAKIDVHNQNAHSSADCNFTILPQYAVKLAVHVSRHCVHVFTEMQSEYHKKHGVKAKLQNYRNAAWSLFKNKVKQSTEEVFAGDLLTTHLKTIVQDTVTSNEGDS, from the coding sequence atggcagACCTTGAGAAACAATACAAGGAAAaactagaagaattcaaaagtCTTCGGAATGATCTTGACGAACTGAGAAAGAAGGGCAAACAACGTACTGATGAATCAATGAACAATAAACTGGAACAGTTGAGACAGTTGATGACAGTTTCAGAAGAACAAGTAATTGCAGAGTATGACGATGAAAGCCTTGATCGTATGATTAGCAAGTTAAACTCTGAACTACAATGTCTGGACAAGTTACTCGAAGGCAGACCAGTAAATACCGCAACAGAAATTCTGGAAAATGCTTCAGGAGGGTTAGCATTGAGAGGTATTTCAGTAGGTGAAACCTTCAGTGATGATTGCGTAAAACGCATCGTGCTGAGCGCACCAACTGATGTTAAACTGATGAATCCTTTAATGACGCAAGTTGACAAGGTTGAGAATTTCTCTTCTAAATCGCAGTCTGACCATTTTCATCGTTCTCTTGATACAATGGGGTACAGTGCTGCTGTAACTATAAAAGGAGGGCGTTTTGGGTTTAATGCTGTGGCTGATTTTTCACAGAATTACGAGGAGGAAGATGAATTAGAATCAACATGTCACAGAAAGGTCCATTTTGAATCAAGGGTAGTGTACTCGATTGTTCCAACTGCTGCATGTGAGCTGAATAAATTCAGCTTGAAACTCTCCCAACAAGCTCTGCAGGAACTCAAGTCCATTGACACACTTTTTGGGGGAAGCGAAAGCTTAGAActtgtgaacaaaaaatgtgaGGACTTTCTTGCAGCATATGGGTCACATATCAATGTTGGGGTTCTCCATTTTGGTGGGGTTAACAAATTTGTAGCAACATACACTAGCGAAACCGAATCTAAATCTGATCAAATTAAATATATGGTTCGGGATGCACTCAGTGCTTATGTTTCAGCCAGCTATTCTGGCCTTGGATTCAGTGTTGGTGGCTCAGTGAGTGCCGATCAAATAAACACGCATGCCAGCTTCAcagatgaatatgaaaaattagaGCAGGCTAAAACTCTCTTGCACACTACCAGGAATGGTGGGCCACAAGAGGTAAATGCCTTGCAACTTTGGAAGATAGGGCTTGTGACATGCAATAGCACCTGGGCTCTCATAGATAGAGGAAGGTCATTGTCCACAGACTTTGTTGGGATCTGGAAGCTGATTCCTAACCACAAAGATGAGTTCGAGGAGCCATATCGACTTGAAACGGTCTTGACGACAGCCTGGGAAAGGATGAGTGGCTACCTTGGATCCAATGACCAAGAACGAACTTTCATGAAAGGACGTGAAAAAATTGACCTGTTAATTGAGAAGATTGCCAAGTGGAATTCTTGTCCAATACTACCAGAAAAGTGTATGGAATATCTCCAAGAGATGCTGAAAACGGTCAAAGAGGTGGAGGCACATACAAGCACAAACAAGTACTGGGCGAACAAGTTATGCACAGAAGTGAACATAAGTAGCCTATTGGCAAAGGTCGTGGAACTGAGAGATAAGCTTGACCCAAAGAATGTATCCATGATAAAGTTTTTGATAAGGAAACTGGTCAATCCTGTTGGATTTAGAGAGTTTCCAGCCAAACAGATGATCATGAAATGGGCTGTGATCACAAAAACCGAGGACATCCCGTCTTTACTAGCTGAAGTTCGTGTTAAGAACATACCTGATCTGATGAGGAATCTGAAGGAGAAATTCATACCAGCGTTGCAAATAGAACACGCAAATAATACCGAGAAAAGTGTGGAGGTAATAGATGGTATCAATGCAGGAGCAACAGTTGATATGGCACTTTGTGTTGGTCAGCTTCTAAAGGACTTACAGTCATCTGGGGAAGAAcatgaaatgttctttttgaaAGTTGCCCTGTTGCCTCTTTACTACCATTGGCCTACAAGGAAGTTTGAGACGCTTCTTACGATGGAGAAGCTACAGGATTTCGTCCAATCGATTGAAGTGTCTTGGAATGAGTTTCAAGTCCATAAAGAGAAAGGGATAATCCAGTTGGAGGCATTTCTTATCCATAACTCACTGTCCTCTGGGCACTTTGACGAAGGAAGAGAATCATCAGAGAATGAATTTTCCGAGACAATAAAAGAACTTAGGCAAGTTTTATCACCTCAATTAAACGAGGTCTTGAACAGGTATGCCACCCGTTCACCCTTTAATTGGGTTAACATGGCCAATGTCACTGGCGAACTAGCGAGCGGCAACATGTCCGCTTCCGAAGAAAAAGAAGTGAATATCGTTGATCTTGAAAACATGGCTAGCTCCAAAGAAAAAACTGAGCAAGAACAACAGCAAGTTATAACGACCAATGCTGGTATGACAGCACAAAGTGCATTTTCAGATACCCTGAAGGCCCTAGGTTTAGACCAGTACTTTCCATCTCTGATTTCTCTTTTAGATGCCATGGCAATTAAAAGGACCACTGGGCCACTCAAGCTGGTTGACATTCCCTGGACGATTATACACAAACTTcttatgattgattttcatgCAAGAGACCATCATCTCTCAGtggtaaataaatcattaagaGAAGAGAGGTCTGATAACGGAGGTAACTTTGACTTTGAGGCTCTTCTTGAAATGGACAATGATAGTGACGATGAAGACAAGCCAGCAAAAATCAACACACTAGATGCCATGGTTGCCATATTTACATGTTGCGATAACTTTCTGAAACAAACACTAGCTCAGAAGCTTTTTGTTTGCAAACTTGCTATTCCATTTTTGTACCCCATAGGGTCCGAAGACAACGTTGGTATGTCAGTATGGGCACTCAGAACGATTAATGTTCATTGGCATAGCAATCTAAATGAAGCTTCAGAGACGCCAGTGACAGATAGGCCTTTCCCGTTGGTTTCGTTTGTCAGATTGGGCAGACCACCGCTATCTAAGTCCAAGCTGATCAACGATATTCTTAGGGACGAAAGTCACGACACCTTCTTCCACAATGATTGCAACAATGGTGTTGTAGAAAGAAGGATTGCAGATGGACTTGTGGAATGTTCCTGGTTCATAACAGGAGGCAGAGAAAAGGACCACCTACCATGCACAACAATGCTCCTAAATCTTAGAGGCGATGCATCATTATTGAACAAACAGATGAAGATTTTACAGGAAATATCGTCTGTTTTGTTCATTATAGTCACTGCTCAAGACTTAGCAAGAGCCCCTAACACCAAGACTTGCCAACAAATTTTGCAAACTGCTAGAAAAACCATGCTTTTTGTGGTCAGAGGAGATGGCCAACAGAGCGCACGGGACCTACGAGCATTTTATGAAGCAGTTGGCAAGGATATTCTGAAAGGGGTTCCTACCATATCATCTAAAACGAAGGAAGGTGTTCAGAAGAATGCGAGTGAGGTCAAGACTGAAGCTAGAACAGAGCTGTCAAAGGTTCTTGCTGGGTGTTCTGGTACCTTGATAGAAGACTGTGCTAAACGAGCAAGGGATATGGGGATTATCATTGATGAGTGTGATGATAAAGCTTGCCAAGAAGGAAAGATCTCTGCTGGGAAAGTTGTCAGCTACATGGACGACAGACAAATCGTCGATTGTAAAGCGCTCCTCCTTCCGATGCAAGGTATTGAATGGATTGAATACTGCAAGCTGCTAAAGAAGCAACACAGAGCAGATGGGAAGGGCTCACATTTAACAGCGTATGAAGCGAATATAGTGAAACAGAAAATGGACCGGCTTCGTGATAAACAGGTGGAGATATGCAACAGACTTACTCCCTTCATCAGATACTTTATGTCAGCTCTGCAGAACAACCGAGATGTTGTCATGTATTTCTTGAAGTGGATGAACCTCTTACTCGATGCAAACTCGAGAGGTACCTTGCCAGATCTGCACAAACAGTATCACATGGTCTGGACTGAGTTTCAAGAGACCAAGAAGGAACAGGACAAGGGAAAATTGCATCACGTGAAATTACAGGTTGATGAGAAAGAAAATCAGTTATCCAAAGCATCACTTGGGCTTGAAAATCTTTTCAGAGAATTGGGACAAATTTATGAGGCTGTAAAAGAGAGCGGCGGAACAGGAAAAGCCACTAGGGCGGGTGTGGAATACCTGCCAGAAAGAGCTGCTGAACTGCTTTTGAATGGCACCCCCATGGAGTTAGTAGATGGAGATGCATCAAGTGTACCTATTGGATGGGTGAGTGCGGTGCTAAATAAACTTGAGAACATTATTGGTAAAAAGAAGCTCTTTGTTCTCTCTGTCCTGGGCATCCAGGGTTCTGGGAAATCTACACTTCTGAACACTATGTTTGGGTTGCAGTTTGCTGTCAGTGCAGGCAGATGCACTAGGGGAGCATACATGCAACTCATCCCAGTCGATGGAGACACTAATATGCCATTTGATTATGTTGCTGTTGTAGATACAGAGGGACTTCGGGCACCAGAACTAGGACAACTTAAGCACGAGCATGACAATGAACTTGCCACCCTCGTAATTGGTCTGGGAGATGTGACCATGATAAACATTAAAGGAGAAAACACAGCTGAAATgaaagacattttgcaaatcGTAGTTCATGCCTTCTTAAGGATGAATCTTGTAAGGAAAAACATCCAAGACAATAGAACATGCATATTTGTTCATCAGAATGTCCCAGCAGCTAATGCAGAAGAACTGATGATGCATGGATGCCAGAAGCTACAGGAGAGCTTGGATCATATGGCAAAAGAAGCCGCCCTAAGTGAGAGCATAGCGGATATCCACAGTTTTTCCCAGATTATAAACTTTGATGTGCAAAAACACGTCTGGTATTTTTCTGATCTGTGGCATGGTGATCCCCCTATGGCCCCTGCAAATCCTGGCTACAGTGAAAAGGTGAGGTCAGTAAGATTGCAACTGTTAGAAAAAATTGCGCTGGAACAGAAAACATTTCTGACAGCCTCTGATCTGTCCATTCGTCTTTCTGATCTATGGAATGGAATCCTCGCGGATGATTTTGTGTTTAGCTTTCGCAATAGCCTTGAAGTAAAAGCCTACAACGGCTTGCAATCAAAATACTATGCATTGGAATGGGAGTTACAagacaaaatgaaatcctggctacacACCGCAGAGATCGAATTGAAGAGGTGTGAAACTTCCGATGACTTAGAAAAATCGTATCAGTCCCTCATTGGTAAACTTTCGAAAGTTTTGACAGAAAAGGCTGAGGGAATCAAGACTTGCCTAATAGAATATTTCGAGAACTGCGAACAACAAGAAATAGTCATCCAGTGGCAGGGGACCAAGTTGAACCAATGGAACTTTGCTGTTGAACAACAACAATACGAGGGCCGGGCAGATCTGCTTTCAATCAAAGAAGCACGCCGAGTAGAAATCTTGCAGGCTAAAAAGTGGTCGAACCACGAGAAATACATAATGGACAAAGCAGTAGAACTGGCAGACGAACTAAGAGGCAAAGAAGCGAGTGATCTTGAACTGGAACGGAAGTTTGAATTGATGTGGACGCATATGGTTAACGAACTTGCAACAAAGAGTGCAGATAAAAATTTGAGAATGGATGAAGTGATGGATGAGATTCTTCATCAAAGATTTCATGCCCATGGAAGCGTTCTTAGAAAGGAGCTGGAGAAAAATCCTTTGAAATTTGCAATTCAGCACACATCCTTAGAAAGCAGTATCACAGTAGATTTTGTGGAAAATGAACACATCAGTGTTAAAAGAATCTTCCTTGAAAATGTTGCAAAACCCATCAAGAACGTGGTTCGTGTCGATAGAGGAGAACTGGAGGCCAGAAATAAGACAGCGGCACTGACAAAAACCATCTTGAAAGAGATAAGCACTGATCTAAAAGGCTTATCTAAACACGACGTGAAATTCAGTAAGTCCTATGCCACAGAGATCATTCAAAAACTAATGGCGAAAATTGACGTTCACAACCAGAATGCACATTCATCTGCAGACTGTAATTTTACGATTCTCCCTCAGTATGCTGTGAAACTAGCAGTTCATGTAAGCCGACATTGTGTCCATGTGTTTACCGAGATGCAATCAGAGTATCACAAAAAGCATGGCGTGAAGGCCAAGCTACAAAACTACAGGAACGCCGCCTGGAGCCTTTTCAAGAACAAGGTGAAACAGAGTACAGAAGAAGTGTTTGCTGGTGACCTCCTAACTACACATTTGAAGACAATCGTTCAGGATACAGTAACGAGTAACGAAGGCGATTCCTAG